The DNA sequence AGTAACGTCGCTAATGGTCAGATTGGCCTGATTGGCAAAGATCACGCCGCCGGCGCCAAGAGCGCCGCCGCCGCCGGGGCAGCGGCTGACGGATCCACCGTTGCCGCCGGTGGCATTGAAATTGGTGAAGGTCACGCCCGAGATGTCCAAGCTCGTGTTGTACACCGAGGCGAACCGGAAGGTGTTGTTTCCGGCAATCGTCACGCCCGAGCCGGTGATGGTCAGGGCATCGCTGATGTAGAATGCCGAGCGCGGTGCGCCTGCCCACGTTGAGCCAAGGGTAATCGTCCCGGTGGCGGTGATGTTGATCGTGTCGGCCCCGCCGTTGGCCTGGGCCTGAGTGATGGCCCATCGCAATGTGCCCTCGCTCCCGTCATCGGCTGTCGAGGTGACCGTGTATACCGCCGCCGAGGCGCTGCCTGCCAGCGCAAGCATCAAGGCAACAGATATGAAAACAGCTCCAGGACTTCTCATAACGTTTCTCCTTCCGCTGCAAAGATAGGGGGTCTTCTTCTTTGTGCTTTTAAACACGCACTACGCGGCAGGATTCTCCAGAAGCTTCCTCTGCTTCTATCCTGCGTAACAAGGCCAGTATACCACAAAACACCAAATATGCAATGCCTAAAATGTCGATAATGACCGTTTTTTCGACGCCATTCTTCCCGCTGTGATGCAACTGCTTGAAACTGCGCGGCTAAGGGCCCAAATCTTCAAGAGAAGATTCCTTTACGTGTGCCGCAACTGTATCGGCAGCCAACAATGCGATAGAAACGCCAAGACCCTTTTCGGTCGGCGCTGGCGCCGATATCGCGTGGCAGTCGACGGCCATCAGGTGGTCCTCCCGCGTGCGGAGCGCTTTGACGGGCCCGCCGCACAAGCTCGGACAGATTCCACAGTGGACACCTGGCCGGCTGCTGTGGTATGACCTGTGCCCGAAGGAGAACCGCATGAACACCCGCGAGCGATTCCAGGCCGTGATGAACTTCAAGCCCTTCGACCGTCTGCCGATTCTCGAGTGGGCCGGTTGGTGGGGGTCCACCCTCGAACGGTGGTGGGGCGAAGGCCTGCCCAAGGAAATCACCGACGGCAACGCCATCCGCCGCCACCTGGGCATGGACGTGTATCTGCAGGGCTGGTTCGGCACGCGCAAGCAGGGCTGCCCGGGTCCGGCGTCGCACGGGGCGGGCATTATCGCCAACGAAGCCGACTATGACCGCGTTCGCGAGTTCCTCTATCCCTGGCCGGTCGTGGATGAAAAATGGTGGTCCACCTGGGCCGCTGAGCAGGAAAAGGGCGACGTGGCAGTCTGGTATACCGTCGAGGGATTCTTCTGGTTCCCTCGAACGCTGTTCGGCATCGAGCCGCACCTGTACGCGTTCTTCGACCACCCCAAGCTCATGCACCGCATCAACCAGGACCTGGCAGAGTGGATCATCCGCGTGGCCGACGCACTGCACCAGGTCTGCAAGCCCGACTTCATGACCTTCGCCGAGGACATGAGCTACAATCACGGCTCGATGCTCTCCAAGCAGCTCTTCGACGAGTTCATGACCCCGTACTACCACCAGGTCATGCCCGCCCTGAAACGCCACGGAGCCCTGACCATCACCGACTCCGACGGCGACGTGACGATTCCGGCCGACTGGTTCGCCCAGGCGGGGCTGGACGGCATTTTGCCGCTGGAGCGCCAGGCCGGCGTGGACGTGGCCGTCATCCGCCGAAACCACCCGACGATGCGGTTCATCGGATGCTTCGACAAGATGACCATGAACAAGGGCGAAGCGGCCATGCGGGCCGAGTTCGAACGCCTGCTGCCCACGGCGGCTGGCGGCGGACTGATAATTAGCTGCGACCATCAGACCCCGCCGGGGGTTTCATACCAGGACTTCCAGTTGTATCTGCGCCTGTTCAAAGAGTATGCTGAACGGGCCGGAAAGATGTCCCGCGACAAAGAATGAGCGGCGGCGATCAGGGTGCCGTGGCGGGAGGGCGAAGCTCGACAGCCACGACCAGGCTCCACCGATGCTCGCTCAGGGATCGTGGCTCTCCGGGCCTGCGGCCCTCCGCGCCACGGCACCCCGAATAAACACCATGCAGCAAAGCGAGGCCACAAACGAAGCCCTGATGGCGCGGTTCCAGCGAGACCTGGACGCCGAGCCTTTTCAGCAGATCGTTTCGCGCTTCACGCGACCGGGTCTGGCGGCCGCGCTGGCCATCCTCTCCGACGCCGCCCTGGCCGAAGACGCCCTGCAGGAGGCATTCCTGCGGATCGTCCGCGGGGCGGAGAAGTACCAGTCCTCGCGCCCCTTCGCCACGTGGTTCTACACCGTCCTGCGAAACGTCTGCGTGGACATCATCCGTAGCCGCAGCCGCCAGCTCGCTGCCGTGCAGGAGATCGCCGATCGCATCAGTCCGCCGGGCGGACCGGTCGCTGAAAGTCCCGGCGCGGACCTGGGGCTGCTCGACACCCTGCCCCGCAGCGAACGGGCGGTGCTGATGCTGCGAGTGGTGCATGAACTGTCTTTCGTCCAGATCGCCGCTACGGTGGGCATTTCCGAGGAGGCCGCCAAAAAGCGTGCCCAGCGCGGCCTCGCCCGCCTGCGCGAGCGATTGACCGCCCGGGCGCCAAAATCTGTCCCCGACCGCTCCCGCCGGGCGTAATCTTCTTCAGAACGACACGATTTGGAGCGGGAGAAATCGTTGGACTGCCAACAGGCACATCTTCATCTGGACGCGTGGGCCCTGGAGGCCTTGGCTGAACCGTACCGCCAGGCCCTCGAAGCTCACCTCGACCTTTGCCCCGCCTGTCGACGCGCCGCCGATGACGCGCGGGGGGTTCTGGGCCTGCTCAAGAACCAGCCGTCGATCCAGCCCAGCGACGCCCTCCAGCAGTCGCTCAGGACGATGGTCGCCCGCCAGGCCGCCCACCGCCGAGGCCGCCGCCGAGCCTGGAAACTCCTCGCCTCCGGCGCCGCCGCCGCGGCGGTCATGCTGGCCGTTATGACGGCCGCCCGCCTGGGCTCCAACGCCCCCTGCGACACCGCCGCTGCGGCACAGGCCGCCGGACCGGGCCCAGAACTCTGGCGGCACGAGATCGACGCCGCTGCCGGCGCCACCGGCGAGTTTGTCGTCCGAGGCGCCAGCATGTATGTCCTGCGCAAGGATGGCCCCGCCCGCCGCGTCGCCGCCCTCGATGCCGCCTCAGGTCTGCAGCGCTGGCAGAGCCCGCTCGAAAGCCTCGGACATCTTGCCGCCGACGACCAACGCGTCTTCACCCTCTCGTCCCCGCGGCAGGGCAAGCTGGAACTGGCCGCACTGGACGCCGCCGACGGCCGCGTGCTCTGGCGGTTCGCCCAGAACTCGCCCGAGCGGTTGGCCGAACCGTGCCGCCCCGTCGTGCTCGACGGCGGAAAAGTCTGCTGGACTAATCACGATCGCGTACATCTGCTCGACGCCGCCTCGGGCCAAACCCTCTGGTCCACGCCCATCGCCGGACAGGGGCTGATCTCGACCGCCGCCGTGGACGGGGGCAATGTCTACGTTGCCAGCGGCCGCTCGCTCTGGTGTCTCAACGCCTCCGACGGGCGACTGGCCTGGCAGGTCGACTGGAAGGGCGAGGCTTCGCTGCTGTCGCGCCCGCTGGTGGCGGTAGCGGCCGGACGCGCCTACGCCGTCCAGCGCCGCCGCGGCGGGTCGTGCCAGTTGCTCGCCCTGGACCTCGATCGCCACCAGGTCGCCTGGTCGCGCGCCGTGCCGTTCGTCTTCCACATGCTGGCCGACGAATCGGCCGTGTTCCTCCGCACCCGCGAGGTGCTGGCCTTGGGCAGCCGCGACGGGCAGCTTCTCTGGACGCAAAGCGCCGAGGGCTGCGGACCGATGACCGCCTCGGCCGGCGTGCTGCACTACATCGTCTCAGGCAGCCACTCGCGTCTGGCTGCCGTCGATCAGGCCACCGGCCACGAGGTCTGGACGTTGGCCGGCGTGCCCTCCTGCGGTCCCTTCATCCGCCACGGTCAAACGGGCTACTTCGAAACCCACGACGGCGTGATCCACGCCCTGGCGTTCAATACGAAGAAGAACTGACCGAAGCGTTAGCGGCGGGGCTTGCCCCGCGCGTTGGGTCGGGGAAGAAACCACGTCGAGCAAGCTCGACCGCTAACAAAACAAGTGCTCCAGATCTTTGCCCTTCCTCCTCATCTTCCTCTGTGCCTCTGTGGTCAGTTTTTGACCGCGCGAGCCGCCGGGCTGACGGGGTAGAACAGCGGCACGCCGTCGCGGCGGTTTTCGGGGGCGTCGGCGAGGTACTGCTGGATCGGCTCGCTGAGCAGGAAGTCGGCCAGCGCCTTGGCGCCGTCGATGTTGGCGTCGGCGAACGTGCGGGGGTTGGCTTCCATCACCACGTACGTGCGGCGCATGAGCGGGTCGGCGTCGACCAGGATCTCCATCGTTCCGCGCTGGATCTTGCCCCAGAGCACGGGCATGCGCCCGACGATCACGTAGGCGTTGTGCTGCTGGGCGAAGAGCAGGATGTTCTTGTGGTCGCCTGACTCGTCCTTGACGATCCAGTCGCCCGCCGGTTCGACGCCGCTGCGCTTCCAGAGGCCCAGGGCCACCTCGCGCGAGCCGATGCCGTGGAAGTCGACGAACTTGGCCTTGGCGTCGGCGATCTGCCTGATTGCCGCGGCGCCGTCGGTCATGCCTTTGATCTTGGCCGGGTCCGACGCCGGGCCGACGATCACCAGGTCGTTCTTGGCCCAGGGGCGCAGGTTCGTGGCGAACCCGTCGGCCACCAGGGCGGTGGTGATGTCTCCGGAGTGCATGGTCAGCAGGTCGATCTTGCCTTCGCGCATGGCCGCTGCCAGACCCGGACGCGGTCCGGTGATCACCACCTGGACGGGGTAGCCCGTGGCGGCGGTGAACTTCTCTGCAATCCGCGGCCACACGCCGGTCATTGTCATTCCGCCGATGACGGCGGCGCGAACGGGCTTCTTGTCGCCCGCTGCCGGGCGGGTTGTGGGTTTGGAACTGGAGCAAGCGGTCGCCGCTGCCAAGGCCGCTAACAACATCAGTCTTCTTGCCGGACTCATTGCATCTCCTTCTCTGGTACAAAGGGTGCCACGCACAACTCCGTTGTGCGTGTCCCTGAACGCAAGGTTCGGGGAGCATGGGCGAGACGCCCATGCCACACAGCAAGAGCATGGGCGGGACGCCCATGCTACTCACGGGCAAGATGCCCGTGCTACTCGACCGGCGCCTGGTTAACGCCGGTGCTGAGGGTCTGCCATCGAATGTCGCCGCGAGACGGTTCGCCCACGCCGCAGCCGAGATACGTGCCGTCGTAGGCCGCCACGTGTCCGTCCAGAAACAGCACGTTGGCCTTGCCCAGGTGGCGGGGCACTACGTCATAGCCCTTCTTGGAGGGAACGACCGACGCGTACGGTCCTGCCGCGTCGGCCATGAACGCCAGCGTGTTGGGCGACGGCAGCTCCGACAGGCGGTGTGGCTCGGGCCGGATCCACGGCGAGAGGTACATGTTCATCGCCAGGGGCAGGAAGTACGTGCTCAGCCCTTGCGACGGCGCCACCGCGGTGGGGCAGATGAAGACGGAAGTCTGCTTCGGCGCCGGCTGCGCGCCGCTGGCCACGAGGTCCTGATACGCCGGCGAGTCCATATAGGGCGCAAGGGCGTTGAACCAGTCCTCCGGCCGCGCGATCTGCGACAGGGGCTGCACCCCCTGCCCGCGGCGGGGGAGTACGCCGTTGGTGGCCATCAGGTGCCGGCTGAGCCCATTCT is a window from the Planctomycetaceae bacterium genome containing:
- a CDS encoding uroporphyrinogen decarboxylase family protein, whose amino-acid sequence is MNTRERFQAVMNFKPFDRLPILEWAGWWGSTLERWWGEGLPKEITDGNAIRRHLGMDVYLQGWFGTRKQGCPGPASHGAGIIANEADYDRVREFLYPWPVVDEKWWSTWAAEQEKGDVAVWYTVEGFFWFPRTLFGIEPHLYAFFDHPKLMHRINQDLAEWIIRVADALHQVCKPDFMTFAEDMSYNHGSMLSKQLFDEFMTPYYHQVMPALKRHGALTITDSDGDVTIPADWFAQAGLDGILPLERQAGVDVAVIRRNHPTMRFIGCFDKMTMNKGEAAMRAEFERLLPTAAGGGLIISCDHQTPPGVSYQDFQLYLRLFKEYAERAGKMSRDKE
- a CDS encoding sigma factor; translated protein: MQQSEATNEALMARFQRDLDAEPFQQIVSRFTRPGLAAALAILSDAALAEDALQEAFLRIVRGAEKYQSSRPFATWFYTVLRNVCVDIIRSRSRQLAAVQEIADRISPPGGPVAESPGADLGLLDTLPRSERAVLMLRVVHELSFVQIAATVGISEEAAKKRAQRGLARLRERLTARAPKSVPDRSRRA
- a CDS encoding PQQ-binding-like beta-propeller repeat protein, which gives rise to MDCQQAHLHLDAWALEALAEPYRQALEAHLDLCPACRRAADDARGVLGLLKNQPSIQPSDALQQSLRTMVARQAAHRRGRRRAWKLLASGAAAAAVMLAVMTAARLGSNAPCDTAAAAQAAGPGPELWRHEIDAAAGATGEFVVRGASMYVLRKDGPARRVAALDAASGLQRWQSPLESLGHLAADDQRVFTLSSPRQGKLELAALDAADGRVLWRFAQNSPERLAEPCRPVVLDGGKVCWTNHDRVHLLDAASGQTLWSTPIAGQGLISTAAVDGGNVYVASGRSLWCLNASDGRLAWQVDWKGEASLLSRPLVAVAAGRAYAVQRRRGGSCQLLALDLDRHQVAWSRAVPFVFHMLADESAVFLRTREVLALGSRDGQLLWTQSAEGCGPMTASAGVLHYIVSGSHSRLAAVDQATGHEVWTLAGVPSCGPFIRHGQTGYFETHDGVIHALAFNTKKN
- a CDS encoding substrate-binding domain-containing protein — its product is MSPARRLMLLAALAAATACSSSKPTTRPAAGDKKPVRAAVIGGMTMTGVWPRIAEKFTAATGYPVQVVITGPRPGLAAAMREGKIDLLTMHSGDITTALVADGFATNLRPWAKNDLVIVGPASDPAKIKGMTDGAAAIRQIADAKAKFVDFHGIGSREVALGLWKRSGVEPAGDWIVKDESGDHKNILLFAQQHNAYVIVGRMPVLWGKIQRGTMEILVDADPLMRRTYVVMEANPRTFADANIDGAKALADFLLSEPIQQYLADAPENRRDGVPLFYPVSPAARAVKN
- a CDS encoding prepilin-type N-terminal cleavage/methylation domain-containing protein, which gives rise to MRTWVLPLIVVVSVTRTPGQSVTEEDGPAAPRRCGGFTLIELLVVMAIIAVLAAILTPVVANAVEHSRAVSCQTRLRQWQNGLSRHLMATNGVLPRRGQGVQPLSQIARPEDWFNALAPYMDSPAYQDLVASGAQPAPKQTSVFICPTAVAPSQGLSTYFLPLAMNMYLSPWIRPEPHRLSELPSPNTLAFMADAAGPYASVVPSKKGYDVVPRHLGKANVLFLDGHVAAYDGTYLGCGVGEPSRGDIRWQTLSTGVNQAPVE